The sequence ATGGCATGATGGCCAGCGCATGGTTCAGCACCATCAAAGAGTGATCGAGGTTGCCGCCAAGCACAAAATCGCCATCAATCCGCACGAACCGATCAAGGATACTGGCCTACGCCGCACCTATCCCAATTGGGTCGCGCGTGAGGGCGCGCGCGGTCAGGAATATAACGCTTGGGCCAAGTTCGGTAGCGGTCCGGATCATGCCCCAACACTGGTCTACACGCGCATGCTGTCGGGCCCTATGGATTACACCCCCGGCGTGCTTGGTCTGGTCGGCGACAATGATATGCCGATGGCTTCGACCAAAGCGAAACAGCTTGGCCTCTACCTTGCGATTTACTCGCCGATTCAAATGGCAGCAGATTTCGTCGAGAGCCTTGAAGCGCACCCCAAGGAGCTTGAATTCATCCGCGCAGTCCCAGCCGACTGGGCCGAAAGCAAGCTGATTGCTGGTGAAGTGGGTGACTATGCAATCTTCGCCCGCAAAGACCGGAATAGCGCGGACTGGTATGTCGGCGGCGTGAATGACGCGACCGAGAGGACGTTAGAGTTGGCCTTCGATTTTCTCGAACCAGACACTGACTATCGCGCGACGATCTGGAAAGACGCTGAGGGCGCGACTTATCTCACCGATGCACGTCACAAAATCGCCTATGACAGCAAGACCGTGAAGCGCGGCGATACGATGTCGCTGTGGCTAGCGCCGGGCGGCGGTGCTGCGATCCGGCTGGAACCCATCGCCAAGTGAGCGATACGCCCACCCCGCCGAATGTCGTCGTACTCGGCGGCGGCAGTGCGGGCTGGATTACAGCCTGCCTATTGCATCAGGCATGGGGCCCAAAAGGCGGATCGGTCACGGTCGTCGAAAGCCCCGGCATCGGCATCATCGGAGTAGGCGAGGGTTCGACCCCGCAGCTTAAGGCGTTCTTCGACCAAATCGGTGTCGCAGAAAGCGAGTGGATGCCCGCCTGCGACGCGACCCATAAGCTAGGCATTCGCTTCACGGGATGGAGCGAACGCCCGGGATACGAAAGCTACTTCCACCCGTTCCCCGGGCCAGTTGACCAGCATAGCGAACCGGCATTCGTCCATAATGCGGCACTCGCTCGCCGCGGCATCGATGTGCCGGCCCACCCCGATGGCTATTACCTCGCGAGCCTGCTTGCCGGTGAAGGCAAGGGCCCGGAAGCAGCACCCACGTTCCCCTTCGCGCCCAGCTATGGCTATCACTTCGATGCGCACAAACTGGGCGCATTCCTGCGCGATCACGCGACTGCTAAGGGCGTGGTCCACTTGCCGCGCAAGGTCGATGAAGTCGAGCTGACCCCAGATGGCGACGTCGCAGCGCTCCTTTGCGAAGGTGGTGAGCGGATCGAAGGCGACATCTTCGTCGACTGTTCCGGCTTCCGCAGCATCATCGCGCAGCAAGCGATGGGCGAGCGCTTCATCCCATTTGGTGAAAATCTGTTCAATGATCGCGCCGTGGTGCTGCCAACCGAGCACGCCGGTCCTTGGAAGCCGCAGACCGAAAGCATCGCTATGAGCGCAGGCTGGCGCTGGGCGATTCCGCTCACGAGCCGCATCGGCAATGGATACGTCTACAGCTCGGCGCATATCTCGGACGATGATGCCGAGGCCGAACTACGCGCTGCCCTTGGCATGCAAGACAGCGATGTGGCCGCGCGCAAGCTGCATATGAAAGTCGGCCGGGTGGAGAACAGCTGGACCGGTAACTGCTTGGCAGCTGGCCTAGCGCAGGGTTTCATTGAACCCCTTGAGGCAACCGCGCTACACATCGTCATCGCGACAGCTTTGGAGTTTGTGCAGGCCTATGAAGCTGGTGGGTTCACCGCTCAACACCGTGACCAGTTCAACACAAATGCTGCCACACGCTATGAAGCAGTCCGCGACTATATTGTCGGTCATTACCGATTAAACCAGCGCAGCGACTCAGACTATTGGCGCGCAAATGCGGCCAACCAGCGTCTGTCTGACGGTCTGAAGGCGATGATGACCGCATGGTTCACCCATGCCGATATGGCACAGACCAACGCCACCGCTTACGAAAACCCAGCCTACTCGAATGGCAGCTGGCATTGCCTATTCGCCGGATATGGCACATTCCCGCCGGTGGAGAAAATGCAAGCGGCACCGGCTGGCATCGCCTCCGCCGACAGCGAAGGCGTCGCGCGGATGCTCGCAGCTTGCGCGCTTAATTTTTGATCATGCTCTAGGCGTTACAGTCTGATCCGGGGCTTTCTTAGACCCGAAAAAGGCGTCGGGAATTGGCCGTGATACAGGCGCAAAACTCGGCCAAGACTAAAGTCCGCAATTGGGTCGTTAGCGGACAGTCCCGACCCTACTCCATCAGCTCCCGTACAAACGGGATCAGGCCCGTCTGCCGTGTCCGCTTCATCCGTTCGGCGTGCAGGATCTCGCGCACTTTTACGAAGCATTCGTCGACGTCGTCATTGATCACGACATAATCATACTCGGCCCAGTGGCTGATTTCGTCGCGAGCGCGTTTCATACGGCCGTCGATGACTTCAGCGCTGTCCAGCCCGCGCGTTTCCAGGCGGCTGCGTAATGCGGTCAAATTCGGGGGTAGCAGAAATACGCTGACGGCATCCTGTTGGTCTTTTTGATAGAGTTGCTGAGTGCCTTGCCAATCGATGTCGAACAGGAAGTCTTGTCCCTGCTTCAGGCCTTGGCGGATATATCCCTTCGGCGTGCCGTAGCGATTATCGAAGACATGCGCCCACTCGTAAAATTCGTCCTTCTCGACCATCTCATCGAACTGCGCATCGGATACGAAGTGATAGTCGATGCCGTTCACCTCGCCCTTGCGTGGCGGACGCGTGGTTGCGGAGACGGAGAGTTTGATCTCCTCGTCGGCCATCAGCAGTTTTTGCGACATAGTGGTTTTCCCCGCGCCCGAAGGGGAGGAAAGGATAAACATCATCCCGCGACGGGAGAGAGTGCTTTGGTCAGTCATACCCGCTCATGGGGCAATGATGGCGTACCAATCAAGAGTGCGGCGAAAACTGCTACCCTATTTGTCCCTGGAATTCTTGCGTGAAGGTTGTGAAGCAATCAGTCCGGCTTTGCGTTTGGCGCGCCTGCGTCTGACGAGCGTGCGCGCAATCAGTCCGCCGCCGACCAGCACCGCTCCAGGTACCGATTTGGTCGCAATCCTGACGGCGCCAAAAGATACTGCTTTTGAAAGAAGGCCCGGTTTTTTGCCAGCATCTTTCAGTGTTTGCTGATCGAGCTTCGCACGCTGCAAGCCCCTACCCAGTGCGCTGCGCATGATTCGCTCACTGCCGCGCATCAAAACACCGCCGACGATGAGCTTGGTTGTTGTGCTGGCTTCGGGCCACGGATCGGCGTCCGAGTTGCCGGAAGGCGTACTTGCGGTATCGCCGACCTTTGCCTCTAACCCTGAATCTTTTCGCTTGGTCAATGTGGTCTCACCGGCCTGGCGCAGTGACGCATATGCGCGTCTGCGCTACTTCTTGCGGCCGAAATCGACCGTTACGACGTTTGATCCATCGTCTGCTCCTTCAACGGAGACTTCGCCGCCGGGTTCCGGCGCATCATTTTCCGCGTCGTCATGCGGTTCGGGCGCCATATCGGCGACTGTCGCCTGAAACTGGAGCCCGAAATCCACTGCCGGATCAACGAACGCCGTGATCGCGGAAAATGGAATTATGAGCAGTGAAGGGATCTGGTTGAAGCTAAGGCGAACCTGGAACCCGTCATCATCGACATTCAGATCAGAGAATTTGTTCTGCAGTACGATGGTCATTTCGTCGGGGAAACGCTCGGTCAGATGCGCCGGTATATCGACGCCGACCGCGCCTGTCTTGAACGTGATGTAGAAGTGGTGGTCGCCGGGCAGAGTGCTGCCACCGCGCTGGACTTCGCCCAGCACCCGGCCAACTACGGCCCGCAGGGCTTCCTGTACGATCTCGTCATAGGGGATCATGCTGTCGGGTGTATTGTCGCTCATCGCCGCGACTCCTGACGTTCCCCCGCGCCTTGGTCAAGCGTGAAGCGCTGTTTTCCTACCCGAAATAGTTGCGCCACTGCGCTCCATCTTTATAGCGGCGGCCATGCGTAGCGCGACAATCAATAGGGACACGACCGAGACGAAGATCGCGGTCGAACTGAATCTGGACGGCACGGGAAAATACGATGTCAAAACCGGCATCGGCTTTCTCGACCATATGATCGAACAGTTTTCGCGCCATTCGCTGATTGATCTAAAGCTCCACGTCGACGGTGATTTGCACATCGACCAGCACCACACTGTGGAAGATAGCGCGCTGGCGCTGGGGCAGGCGCTGTCTGATGCCATGGGCGATCGCGCCGGCATCGGGCGTTATGGCACCGCCTATTCACCCATGGATGAAACGCTGGCCCGTGTGGCGCTGGATATCTCCGGTCGCCCATATTTGGTGTGGAAAGCCGGGTTTTCGCAAATGCGGCTCGGCGAGATGGATACTGAGCTGATCGAGCACTGGTTCCATTCGGTTGCGCAGACCTGCGGTATCACTCTGCATATCGAGCTGCTTTACGGACAGAATAACCACCACATCTGCGAGGCCATCTACAAGGGATTCGCCCGCGCCATGCGCACCGCTGTCGAAATTGACCCTCGCAAGGGCGGGGCCGTGCCCTCGACCAAGGGTACGTTAGGTGGCTGAAACCGTCGCGCTAGTGGATTACGGCGCGGGCAACCTTCATTCGGTTCACAATGCGCTGAAGGCTGCTGGTGCGCCGCATGTCGAAGTCACTTCAGACCCCAATGTAGTGCGCGCTGCGGACCGTATCGTGCTGCCCGGTGTTGGCTCCTTCAAAGCCTGCGCCGAGGGGCTTCGCGCTGTTGACGGCATGATCGAGGCGATGGCCGAACGAGTGCATGTGGGCGGCGCGCCGTTTCTCGGAATTTGTGTCGGCATGCAATTGCTTGCAACGCGCGGCGTTGAACATGGCCTAACGGCTGGGCTGGATTGGATCGGCGGCGAAGTTCGTCCTATCGAGATTACCGACCCTGCGATCAAAGTGCCGCATATGGGCTGGAACGATGTGGCACTATCCGCCCATGCTGATGCGAGCCTGATTGAACCGGGCGAGGCTTATTTCCTGCATTCCTACCATTTTGCCTGCGATACTGGCGAACACGTCGCCGCTATGACCGATCACGGTGGCGGGCTTGTTGCGGCGGTCGAGAAAGACAATGTGGTAGGCGTGCAATTTCATCCTGAGAAAAGTCAGGCTTACGGCTTGGCGCTTCTCGCCAACTTTCTGGAGTGGCGACCTTGATCGTATTTCCCGCAATTGACCTTAAAGAAGGTCAGGTCGTGCGCCTCGCAGAAGGCGATATGGACCGCGCAACCGTCTATGGTGATGATCCGGCCGCACAGGCGATGCTTTTCGCCGAGGCAGGTGCGCAGCATTTGCACGTTGTCGATCTGGATGGTGCCTTTGCTGGAGAAAGTCGCAACCGCGGGGCAGTTGAGCAGATTGTCGAGCAGTTCCCCGGCCACGTGCAGCTGGGGGGCGGTATCCGCAATCGTGAAGCGGTCGAAGGCTGGTTCGATCTTGGCGTGGCGCGCATCGTGATCGGAACCGCTGCTTTGAAGGACCCCGAGTTTGTCAAAGACATGGCCCGTGAATTCGAAGGCGGCATTGTGGTCGCAGTCGATGCGCGCGACGGGATGGTTGCAACCGAGGGCTGGGCCGAAGTGTCGAACGTTTCCATCGTCGACATGGCCCGCCGGTTCGAAGATGCGGGCGTCGCCAGCCTGCTGTTCACCGACATCGGGCGCGACGGACTGCTCAAAGGCTGCAATATTGACGCAACGGTCGAGCTGGCGCAGCGCACTGACTTGCCCGTGATTGCTAGCGGCGGCGTGAAGGGGCTCGACGACATCCATATCCTTTCCATGCAGGCATCGCAGGGGATCGAGGGCGTAATTACGGGCCGGGCGCTGTATGACGGGCGACTGGATTTGGCGGCGGCCTTGGCAATGGCTGCGCGGGCGTGAAGGTTTGGGCGTTTCTGACGCCGGTTCTTTGGTTCGCTGTGCTTTCGAAAATGGAATCAATTTCTATGGGAGCTACCGCTGGGTTCGTATCCATGATCGCGGGGGGCTTAGCCTTTTTCATAGCAAATCGGCTTTGGCAAAGAAGAGCCGTTGCTGTTGGTTATGTTTTTGCATTGATTTCGCCGGTCATAGTCGCTGCGATATCCGTATTCCTGTTCAAACCCGCGAGCCCGGACTGTCTGGCCACGTCTTGCGTATTTGTGTTGGAAGCTATCGAATGACAGTCCGCATCCGCGTCATCCCCTGCCTCGACGTTGCCGAAGGGCGCGTGGTGAAGGGCGTCAATTTTGTCGATCTGATCGACGCTGGCGACCCTGTCGAACAAGCGCGCGCCTATGACGCCGCTGGTGCGGACGAGCTCTGCTTCCTCGATATTTCTGCGACCCACGAGGGGCGCGGCACCTTGCTAGACATTGTCAGCCGCACGGCAGCCGTATGTTTTATGCCTCTGACCGTAGGCGGCGGTGTGCGTTCGGCGGAAGATGCACGCGCGCTTTTGCTCGCCGGTGCGGACAAGGTGGCAGTCAATTCAGCCGCAGTCGCGCGTCCCGAACTAGTCGCTGAAATTGCTGCAAAGTTCGGCAGCCAATGTGTTGTCGCCTCGATCGATGCGCGCCGGGTTGACGACCATTGGGAAATTTTCACCCACGGTGGCCGCAAACCTACGGGAATTGATGCTGTGGAATATGCCGTCAAAATCGCCGAGCTTGGCGCGGGCGAATTGCTCGTAACCTCAATGGACGGCGACGGCACGCAGGCCGGGTATGACCTCGAGCTAACGCGCACCATTGCCGACAAGGTTTCCATTCCGGTGATCGCCAGCGGCGGTGTCGGTACCCTTGATCATTTAGTTGACGGCGTGAAGCAGGGCCATGCCAGTGCAGTGTTGGCGGCGTCGATCTTCCATTTTGGTACTCACTCGATTGCCGATGCGCATCAGGCCTTGCGCGCCGCTGGATTGCCCGCGCGAGGGTGAACTTCTTGGTTAATTTCTGAGTCCCGATCCGGCACGGCTCCCAGATTGATCTTTTGCATTGCAGCATTTGCCCGCAGAGCGCTGGGCAATGAGCATTTCGGCCACTCTTTCCTCGGCATTGAACCGACTGCCTGACCTTGTTGCGATACAAGTTCCGGAGCCGAGCAATCTCGCGCTCTTCGCAATGGGCATCGTCGGCGTGATGCTGGGCCGCCGTGTCGCGCGCAAACCAAAGAATGCGGATCAGGCTAACAGCCAGGATTGACCCCGCCGCGCCTGCATTCCATGACGATGACCATGGAAACACTTACCCGTCTCGAAGAAACGATCCGTTCCCGCCGCGCGGCTGGCGGACCCGACAGCTATGTGGCGCAGCTCAACAATCGCGGTCTGCCGGTGATCGCACGCAAACTGGGTGAGGAAGCGACCGAGACGATTGTCGCCGCCCTGTCCGGCTCGAACGAAGAGCTCACCGGCGAAGCGGCTGACTTGCTATTCCACCTGACCGTCTTGCTCGACAATATGGGCGTACCGCTGGCTGATGTCATGGCGGAACTGGAGCGGCGCGAAGGAACCTCGGGCATTGCCGAAAAAGCTGCGAGGACAACTGATGCCGATTGATCCAACCCAGCCTTATGATGATCAGAACTTATTCGCGAAGATTCTACGCGACGAAATTCCGTCGACTAAAATCTACGAGGACGAATGGGCCTATGCCTTCCCGGATATCAATCCGCAGGCAAAGCTGCATGTGCTGGTAATTCCCAAGGGGCCGTACGTGAGCTGGGATGACTTTTCAGCCAAGGCATCCGCAGATGAAATCGCCGGTTTCATTCGCGCGGTCGGCAATGTCGCACGGGAACACGGGCTGGTTGAACCGGGATATCGGTTGCTCGCCAATATCGGGGCGCATGGCGGCCAAGAAGTGCCGCATTTGCATGTTCACCTGTTCGGCGGGCAGCATTTGGGACCCATGATCCTTCGATAGTCGCAAAATAAGGGCGTTTCGACGCTACGGAATGCAAAAGCCCGCTTGCCCTGCGACTCGCGCGACTCTAACCACGCAGCACCTATGGTAACGCTCCCCGAACCACATTCTGGAACTCTTGATGGCCCGCTGCACCTGTTTGCAGTGCGCGCTTACTACGAAGACACGGACCTTTCGGGCGTAGTGTACCACGCCAATTATCTCCGCTGGTTTGAGCGCGCGCGGTCCGATTTGCTGCGTTTGCTCGATATTGATCAACGCAAGGCAGTCGAGGATGGCGAGGGCGCCTATGCGGTTGCTGACATGCAGATCCGGTATCTCCGCCCAGCGAAACTCGACGATGCAGTGGTGATTGAAACCCGCTGCACGGCGCTCGGCGCTGCAAGTTGCAAGATGTATCAACGCGCTCTGCGGGGTGGCGAGCTATTGGCCGACGCATATCTGCGCGTTGGTTTTGTCGCGCCCGATGGCCGCCCGCGCCGCCAACCTGCGCCATGGCGCGAAGCCTTTAAATCCGTTCTTTCCCAAGAAAGTCCCGCATGACCGACCTTTCAATTCTTGCTGCTGCTGCGGAGGCACCGACACGCCTCGATCCGTTGGAACTGTTTCTCGACGCTGACATCGTGGTGCAAGCCGTTATGGCGGGTCTGCTGATCGCCAGCGTCTGGGTCTGGATGATTATCGTATCCTTCAGCATCCGTATTGGCGGTGTTCGCCGAGCCAATGCGAAATACGAGCGTGATTTCTGGCAGTCAGACGATCTCGACAGCTTCATGCGCGAACGCGGCCACAAGGAAATCGCCTCTGGCCGTGTTGCTCATGCCGGCATTGGCGAATGGCGGCGTTCGACCAAAGCCAAGTCCATTGACCGTGACGGCACCCGCCAGCGGCTGGCATCGGCGATGGAAACACAGGTTGCGACCGAAGCGGATAATCTGGCCGACCGGCTCAACTTTCTGGCCACTGTCGGCTCCGTTGCGCCCTTTGTGGGCCTGTTCGGTACCGTTTGGGGCATCATGAACAGTTTCTTCCAGATCGGTGTGCAGGAAAATAGCTCGCTTGCTGTGGTCGCTCCCGGCATTTCAGAGGCGCTATTTGCGACCGCCATCGGTCTGT comes from Altererythrobacter sp. ZODW24 and encodes:
- a CDS encoding ClpXP protease specificity-enhancing factor SspB, giving the protein MSDNTPDSMIPYDEIVQEALRAVVGRVLGEVQRGGSTLPGDHHFYITFKTGAVGVDIPAHLTERFPDEMTIVLQNKFSDLNVDDDGFQVRLSFNQIPSLLIIPFSAITAFVDPAVDFGLQFQATVADMAPEPHDDAENDAPEPGGEVSVEGADDGSNVVTVDFGRKK
- the gmk gene encoding guanylate kinase, with amino-acid sequence MTDQSTLSRRGMMFILSSPSGAGKTTMSQKLLMADEEIKLSVSATTRPPRKGEVNGIDYHFVSDAQFDEMVEKDEFYEWAHVFDNRYGTPKGYIRQGLKQGQDFLFDIDWQGTQQLYQKDQQDAVSVFLLPPNLTALRSRLETRGLDSAEVIDGRMKRARDEISHWAEYDYVVINDDVDECFVKVREILHAERMKRTRQTGLIPFVRELME
- a CDS encoding phosphoribosyl-ATP diphosphatase, whose product is MTMETLTRLEETIRSRRAAGGPDSYVAQLNNRGLPVIARKLGEEATETIVAALSGSNEELTGEAADLLFHLTVLLDNMGVPLADVMAELERREGTSGIAEKAARTTDAD
- the hisB gene encoding imidazoleglycerol-phosphate dehydratase HisB yields the protein MRSATINRDTTETKIAVELNLDGTGKYDVKTGIGFLDHMIEQFSRHSLIDLKLHVDGDLHIDQHHTVEDSALALGQALSDAMGDRAGIGRYGTAYSPMDETLARVALDISGRPYLVWKAGFSQMRLGEMDTELIEHWFHSVAQTCGITLHIELLYGQNNHHICEAIYKGFARAMRTAVEIDPRKGGAVPSTKGTLGG
- the tolQ gene encoding protein TolQ, encoding MTDLSILAAAAEAPTRLDPLELFLDADIVVQAVMAGLLIASVWVWMIIVSFSIRIGGVRRANAKYERDFWQSDDLDSFMRERGHKEIASGRVAHAGIGEWRRSTKAKSIDRDGTRQRLASAMETQVATEADNLADRLNFLATVGSVAPFVGLFGTVWGIMNSFFQIGVQENSSLAVVAPGISEALFATAIGLFAAIPAVIAYNRFSHSVNSLESRMLRFADRFHATLSRELEAD
- a CDS encoding tryptophan halogenase family protein gives rise to the protein MSDTPTPPNVVVLGGGSAGWITACLLHQAWGPKGGSVTVVESPGIGIIGVGEGSTPQLKAFFDQIGVAESEWMPACDATHKLGIRFTGWSERPGYESYFHPFPGPVDQHSEPAFVHNAALARRGIDVPAHPDGYYLASLLAGEGKGPEAAPTFPFAPSYGYHFDAHKLGAFLRDHATAKGVVHLPRKVDEVELTPDGDVAALLCEGGERIEGDIFVDCSGFRSIIAQQAMGERFIPFGENLFNDRAVVLPTEHAGPWKPQTESIAMSAGWRWAIPLTSRIGNGYVYSSAHISDDDAEAELRAALGMQDSDVAARKLHMKVGRVENSWTGNCLAAGLAQGFIEPLEATALHIVIATALEFVQAYEAGGFTAQHRDQFNTNAATRYEAVRDYIVGHYRLNQRSDSDYWRANAANQRLSDGLKAMMTAWFTHADMAQTNATAYENPAYSNGSWHCLFAGYGTFPPVEKMQAAPAGIASADSEGVARMLAACALNF
- a CDS encoding YbgC/FadM family acyl-CoA thioesterase; this translates as MVTLPEPHSGTLDGPLHLFAVRAYYEDTDLSGVVYHANYLRWFERARSDLLRLLDIDQRKAVEDGEGAYAVADMQIRYLRPAKLDDAVVIETRCTALGAASCKMYQRALRGGELLADAYLRVGFVAPDGRPRRQPAPWREAFKSVLSQESPA
- the hisF gene encoding imidazole glycerol phosphate synthase subunit HisF, coding for MTVRIRVIPCLDVAEGRVVKGVNFVDLIDAGDPVEQARAYDAAGADELCFLDISATHEGRGTLLDIVSRTAAVCFMPLTVGGGVRSAEDARALLLAGADKVAVNSAAVARPELVAEIAAKFGSQCVVASIDARRVDDHWEIFTHGGRKPTGIDAVEYAVKIAELGAGELLVTSMDGDGTQAGYDLELTRTIADKVSIPVIASGGVGTLDHLVDGVKQGHASAVLAASIFHFGTHSIADAHQALRAAGLPARG
- a CDS encoding PEP-CTERM sorting domain-containing protein; this translates as MSISATLSSALNRLPDLVAIQVPEPSNLALFAMGIVGVMLGRRVARKPKNADQANSQD
- a CDS encoding histidine triad nucleotide-binding protein, whose translation is MPIDPTQPYDDQNLFAKILRDEIPSTKIYEDEWAYAFPDINPQAKLHVLVIPKGPYVSWDDFSAKASADEIAGFIRAVGNVAREHGLVEPGYRLLANIGAHGGQEVPHLHVHLFGGQHLGPMILR
- the hisH gene encoding imidazole glycerol phosphate synthase subunit HisH — encoded protein: MAETVALVDYGAGNLHSVHNALKAAGAPHVEVTSDPNVVRAADRIVLPGVGSFKACAEGLRAVDGMIEAMAERVHVGGAPFLGICVGMQLLATRGVEHGLTAGLDWIGGEVRPIEITDPAIKVPHMGWNDVALSAHADASLIEPGEAYFLHSYHFACDTGEHVAAMTDHGGGLVAAVEKDNVVGVQFHPEKSQAYGLALLANFLEWRP
- the hisA gene encoding 1-(5-phosphoribosyl)-5-[(5-phosphoribosylamino)methylideneamino]imidazole-4-carboxamide isomerase; the protein is MIVFPAIDLKEGQVVRLAEGDMDRATVYGDDPAAQAMLFAEAGAQHLHVVDLDGAFAGESRNRGAVEQIVEQFPGHVQLGGGIRNREAVEGWFDLGVARIVIGTAALKDPEFVKDMAREFEGGIVVAVDARDGMVATEGWAEVSNVSIVDMARRFEDAGVASLLFTDIGRDGLLKGCNIDATVELAQRTDLPVIASGGVKGLDDIHILSMQASQGIEGVITGRALYDGRLDLAAALAMAARA